A window of Fusarium falciforme chromosome 1, complete sequence genomic DNA:
GCAAACAAAGGGACGGGTGTGCATATCAAGGCTGAACGACAAGGATAGGGGTGAAAGCGAGAACCAGGGGACAATATCTctttcaacaacatcatTGACTCTGTGTCACGAAGCGGACACCCGAGTAGGCTGTTTCGTGGGGGGAAGAGGGGATGATGCTTATGTGGTGGAGTGGAAACCAGAGTGGCATGTCTGGTCGGTGACGTTTGAATCAGGCAGGTCGGCGGCGAGCGAAACGAAAGAGGGCGTGCTCGAATTCCACGCGACCGCCCTTCTGCCAGAACACTGGGGGTAAAAGAACCAAAATGGAAAAACTTGTACGTACAGCAATGGCGTGTAGGAGTGCCTCGCTTGAATTTCAAGCCGTGACAGAGGTGCGGCAGCTGTGATCGCGTTGTCAGCATGAAACGCGGTAGATTATCGGCGACGTCGAGTCAGTGTAAGTGACACCAGAACCATGCAGTGCAGCGCAGCGGCCAAGGTTGGAGTGAGCCGTGGGCAAGCGGCAGAAATGCGCGCCAGTGAAAATgccaaaaagaaaagacgCGTTTTGGAGACGAGGCAGAGACAATGCTGGGTGTGCTGACACGGTCGACTGCCTGCCCCAGCTGCGAACGACGCGCTGTCGCGTATGCGCCCAGATGAAGAGGGATGGCCTCAAAGGGAAGTGCTCTGGAAGGGGAGCTTGGGGCATATGGTGAAAAGCAAGTAGAAGCGGCTCTACGTACCTTTTGTGATGCAGGAAACCGACAGATGCACACGAGGCGCGGATGCACGGTTGATGAGCGGGATACGTAGGAAGCTTCGGCGCGCTCAGAGCTTACTCGCACGACCTTGATTCACACAAGGCCAGTTGAGACGAGAGTTGAATCTGGGGTAAATCGGGATCCGCAGGCAGAAGTCGTCAGGTGACGGACAAAGCGGCCAATGGAGAGGATCAAGACGATGCTGGCGACGATGATAGGCCTTGTGGTTGAGATGTTGAAAAGGCGAAGCGAGGTGAGAAAAGCGAGCTGATTTGCTGGTGGTGCGTGGTGGATTTGATTTGGGGTGGGTGGGCTGTCTCGGGCGAGTGATGAGGGCTGGTCGTTTTGTCGCGCGGCAGCGTGAGCCTTGCCagtaaagtaattaattgtCTGACGGGCCACCAGATGACGGACGGCAAGGGCCAGGCTAAAGATGGTCCGAACCGGAAGCGACCGTGACGGCTGAGGAATCGCTTTGTCAGAAAAGGCCAGGGTGCGAGAGATCCCGATGCTAGCTCGCTAAGTCAAGAGACCCGGACGCGTCTGGTCAGACTTTCAAAACAATTGTCCGCTGACAGCCGCGTGTATGAGACGAGTGCCCCACGAAGTCGCAACGTTGGCCTTGACTCGGTCGAGTCAAAGAGTAGAGCCGGGTGTGGAGAGGTAAGACAGGATAAGAGGGGGTTGGGAGTTGAATCAGATATGTGAGAGTTGTGTGGAATGCGTGAATGTGCGAGTGGTGCAGACCAAGAGGGGAGGGTAACGCGGCAACGCGGCAGTTGTTTCGCAGCAGGTCTTTTTGGCTTAGCAGACGCAAGAGACCCAGGATGTTTAAGCGGAGAGCTGAAAAACACCCTTGGAGCTGAAAAGAAACAACCTGAAACGTAGGTAGATTGGCTGTTGGGGAGGGAGTTGGGCGATGGAATTCGCGGCTGAAGAACAGCACGAGTATCGACACCAAGCTATTGatggaggtgaggtgagggtATCTGTTGTCGATAAGGCGCGTGTTAGTCCTATTGGTGAACAAGCTTTTGGAAACTGTAGTATAACTACAGTTTCTGGGCGTCGTGCATTACCGTTTGGGGCGGTTCGGCGCGCGATGAGCGAATggcagaagctcaaggcggGCGGAGGCAGAAGCTTGTCTCTCGGACGGGCCAACTGGAAAGCAAGGGCAGAGCGTTTATCGGTCGCGGTTCACGGGAGCGTTTGCGCGCGCGTGGGATCCAATCAAGGCGAGATTGGATGCGATTTGTGAATGGCTGGCCAGTAGACACAATTAAGTGTTTCGAGGCCTGGGACGAATCTGATTGCTTGCTGAGTGGACGAGAAGGAGAGCAGGAAGATTGATTGGCCGTGAAGGAGGAAAGGCCGCGAGAAAGGACGAGGGAAATGCGACGAGATGATTTGAGGGGCGGGCTCCAGACTCTTTGTAGACTTGTGACTGGCGGAAGCAGCCTTGGGTGGGGCTCGCATAGGTGGCTGGGGTGTGAGGCCGAAATCTGATTCGAGGGGCATAGCGTGACGCAAGGGCTGAACCTTTGAGTCCTGAGGCAGCAGTCCAGGGGGGGGTGTGAGGGGAGGTTTTTTTGGGCTGGTCTTGGCTCGGCCTCGGGCTCCGGATGACGGTTTCCCGCACCGTACCGCACCACGGGCAGAGAGCTTTTCACCTTGACCTGTGAATTGCGGCTTTTTGTTGGCCAGCTGCTCGACATCAGTCAATATCAGGTAATTTTTGCCTCATCTGCAAGCTTCAAGTCATGATAGTCTCGGGCACCGACTTGTCTTCCATTCTATCTATTTTCTTCCCGGCAGCACAACCCTCGATGGCCCTGGCCCGTGAGCCGTGATCCGGTGCCCCAAGTATCAGATCTTGGATACATCCCTTTATCTGACGCGCTCCATGTTCTGCCTTCCGTCTCCCTCACGACTGACCCCGCTCTTCGTTcaactcttttttttctcctctgcGAATTCTCACCTTGGAATGCAGGACGGGGGGTGATTACGAAACGCTCAGCAAAAATGGGCCACTCGCAGGAGCCAAAAAAAAATGATTTTGGGCTTGTCTCGTATTGTCTTATTTTTTTGCCTCGTCCTTTTTAGCTTGCTCAGCCACTCTtgtttttttcctctttctcTCAGGCTGGTCCCTGACCGCTTCTCCCAACTTGTTGTCTCCTTGATGCCTCTGCTCCAGCAACAGGCTGCCTGCGTGGGTGTTGCAAAACCGGTGACGACAGAACTTGCAACCAAGCTCGAGCTGTCTTCAccccctccttcttgtcggccGATCACCgcccatgatggatggtgtgTGGATGAGCTGGCAATCCGGCTCGGGGACTAAAATTAGCCCCAAGactttttttaaccttcCGGCGGACGACGGGGGACACAAGGCCGCGTTGCTGAAGCTGCTGGGAAGCTTGGAGTGAGCTTGTTGGAGCTTCAGCTCCAAAGTACCGAAGCTAGAATGAGGTCAGAGGCAGCCTGTCCTGCTCTGGACCACGACAAAGCGGTGACTGGGCTGGGCTTTGTTGACTCACGGGGCTGGCCGTTACAGTGAGCGTCCTGCCGATGATGGATGTCGATGTGCTGCCGTTCGATGTGACTTGTCTCACATTTTTGAGTGTTGGTTCGCAGCGCCAACATGGCTCCAGCCTCAGCATCCCCTATCGATACGCTATCGATTTCCACCccatcaaggctggctgGGCGGGACTTTGACGACAGATCCTGGACCTGGACTCATTCAGGCTGTTGCTTGCCTGCTTGCCTGCTGGTGTTGCTGATGCTGGCCTCAGCAGGCTCTCCCAAATTCATTACTTTGCTCCGTCCCGTGTTGCTGTGACTGGGTTGGGCTCCAGCGCCGGAACCGCTCGTGGCGTCGGGTTTCTCTGATCTGGGCTAGCATGGAGTTAGGCGTGAAATCACACACCCAAGGACCAACTCGGCTCCACGTGACGACGCGAAATTCGCCTCTTTTCGGTCACTTGCACGGCAGCGAAACAGACCAAGCAAGcaggctgggctggcgcTGGCAGAGCAAGGTAGCAGCCGCACAGTAGCAGCCACCCAGGGATCGAGAGTATTGATCACCAAGAGACGAATAGAAATGTCGGTGTGCCGAACCTGAATCCGGCGATCTGGACACCTCCGTCACTGGTCGCATCTCATCAGAGACAAATGCAATGCCAGCCTCGTGTGCTTGATTTTGTTTTGGCTTTTTGCCATGGCCTGTGGCTCATTCACGCAgtcaggcaggcaggcaggcaggcaggcagtcACGGTACTGCACTCTCTCGGATCTGCGAGTGCTGGTTCCGAGTCCGTGTCTGCTTGTTGCTGGTGCCAGCTAACTGCATTGATGCCAGCTTTTTACAAACCAGACGCtcgaggaggggaggggagttGAGTGCCGTGCTGGGACTTGAAGCTGTCGAGGGCAGCAGATATCATGCAGAGGCACCCGACGCTCGCTTCCAATcccatggatggatccaaTGCCACTGCCGTTCGAGCCCTGTCGTCAACAACCAATGTACCGACCGTGTCgaggggatgggatgggatggggccTTGGATGCCGGCCGCAGCAGTTCGTACGTGAGCGCTATGAGTCGGTGAGTGGCCGTGGATCCTGGCCCTGTGGATCAAGGTGGCACGGTCGTAGCACCTCGTTGGGATGGATGTGCGGGACGACCTGCCGAAGGGTCCGTGGGCCTCTGATTCTGCCTCTCCGGTGGTCAATTTTCACGCGTGGACGCGGCGCGTACATTACCTGCTCACTAATGGGTTTTCCGGTCAAGACGGACAATGGCATACGTTGACGCGTCTGTATCAAGGCATACAAGCTCGACTGCACAAGTCAGGTCAGACTGGAGACCGGCCAGCGAGGACGATGGGGGAGTGCTACGTTGGTGCGTTGTCGGTTGTGCCTCTTCTCACGCATCGCATGcaaagctgctgctgctgctgctgctgcttgcttCTACCTACTTCTCCTGCTGTACGGTCATCTGCTGCCGTTATAGCTCCCCGCCATGTTTCGCACGTCTCGGGTGGTGGGGCTCTACCGCGTGGTGGTGTGAATGCCAGTGTCTTTGGCGTCCTTGGGCCATCGAGCATTGTATTCAAGGAGGGGGATGGTCTACTGCCTACGTAGGGAGGTGTTGATGTGGTTGGTCCCATGGGTGTGGATGGGCTTCAGtgtggatgagatgaggatggggtTGGGCTGCCAGCTTCTGAAAGGCGGGAGCATCAACGGCATGGCCGCTCAAACACGCCGAGGCTTCAAGGATCGATTGGACAAACAACGCACCCGTCTCGATAATCTTCCGATTGGCCATGCCCAAGAGGCTCACACAACTTCTTTCTCTGCTCTCTAAAGCCATGACGCATTCATCTCTGCCGTCCCCTTGCCGCATGTGATTGATTACGGTGATGACGGAACACATGCGCCATGCGTTGATGGCATCCCAATCATCCCACATCACAACGCGATGCACGTAGCCGCCCTGTATGATCTACGGGGATGGACAAAGTCTGGGCCTGAGGGGGCCCAACGTCGGtcggcctggcctggccacCTCTATTGTATGGGTTGTGCTTGGGCTTGACACGTTGTCGTCTCAACAGATGTATCAGAGTTGCCAGGCAAGGTAATGGATGGATCGCATCAAAGCCCGATGAATTGCATCGAGGGTCGGGTCTGCACCCCTAGAATCGGCCTGTCCGCCTCACCTTGGCTGTGCTGTATGTTGGCGTCGCTGGGCTGCAAGCCCTGGATATGCCATCAGGCAAGCCATGTACTCGAATGCAAAGGTCCGTCTGGCTTGACAAAGATTGCGGGCGTCTTTGCATGGCGGCGGAGGAAAACCTACGAAGCCGTATTCGCGTGCCTCCTCTGTTCCAAAAGTTGTTGACTTTTGTCTCCCACTCATCAGCCCACCTGCGCTGCCAGCCTGGCACCACTTCGAACTGCTTGCTCCCAACATGCACGCAACATTCTCCCTTTCTGACATTGACATCTGCTGCCCAGTAACTTGAGCAGCCTCGCCTTTTGCCCGGACGGTCGGTCGGTCTCTCTCGGGGCTCGTATTGCTCCGTCATCCCTTTCAGCTCCTCGACACGGACGCCCGTCACGGACCTGtttccatcatcctcctcgtcactaTCACCGCAACACGACTCGTACCCCTAGAGATATCACCTACTATCACACAAGTCACAGCTCGAATTCTAGAGCCCTTCTCCCGTCATACTCGGCGCCCCCGGGACTAGGCCCGGGTCGCACGCGGCCGTCACCATGCCGCTCCGATTCGCCTTGACGAGGGAAGAAACTGCCCAATGCCTTTCCTTGCTGCGCGCTTAACCCGTCCACTCAGGCAGGATATCACGTCCCAGACGCGTCCCAAAACCGCAATTAGCTCTCCCCTGTTCGTGACGAGCCCGCTCCCCTTGCGACGGCCTCTCATTTGTCGCCACAGCTTTTGGCTCGAAATCGACCAAGAGAGCTCATCCGAGCTTTCGCGGGGCCGCACGCGGCGATCGTCATCTCGGGCCAGGGCGGCTCTAGAGCCTCGGGGGTTCCTTGCTTCTGTCTGTTAGAGCCGAGGCGCGACGCGGTATTTCCGTGTGATATTGATGACGGGCTTTTTTTGATGCTGTGACCGTAATATCACTCTGCCTTGAGACTTCAATTGAGCCCCTGTGACATGTCACCAGCTCGTAATGCCATTATGATTAATCACTGTAATATCTCGCCACTTGTCAAATTGCAACTGAAGAGGAGGTTGGTGAGTTGCTTGTTGGGAGGTAATTTCCTGGCTTGGCGTGGATGTAACTCCACGGCTATCGTAAGACTTGAGTGTTTTTCATCCCAAACTCGGTTGGCTTCACTGAAAAACGTCTCGAATAATCGACCAATGGCTTCCGTTAGTGTCGAATCGGCTACTGTATAAACCAATGACAGAGTTGTGCATTCCGGTTTGGGCGAGGAGGCTGGATATGGTTGAAACTCTCATATCGACCGAGATGCAGGGTAGACAACGACATCACGAACACTGGTCCTCCCTCATACTCTTGTTCAAAGTAGctagttatagtaattttGTCACTTTTGGCATGCAAAGACGTACAATTAAAATATCTCCTCTGCGCAAATTCGATCCAGTGCCTACTGGCATGCTATGTAACTTCAAAGGGGGTGTGTTCACTTACATCAGTGCTTAGGAGTTGATTGTTGTGAATTCAACCATCTCATCAAAATACCCTCACCGCAAGTGCGGTACAGCCACCAATTAGACAAAACACAATAACCGGGAATAACACTATCACTGGCGGTTGTCGCCAAATGACGGTCACTGAGCAAACCCAAACCCAACTTGGGTGTTGTGTACTCAAAGCTTGACTAGAGCTGGTGCTTTATTGTCTAGCAAGAGTCAACGTGGGCCAATAGATTCAAACACAACACGCATGATAAGCTCGAGGTGCCTACCATAGACCCGTCCGGGCCATATACTTTCCGCCACTTTCATCCACGGCATACACTTAGAGTGCCCTTCACTGGTACTGGTGGACTTGGCTGAACAATACAACGCACCCCAAAATGGACCAAATTGGAAGGTATTCCCGGTATGAAATGCCACAATCAAGGCAAGTGACCGAGAAATCTGGTCTCATCGGGTCCATGAGCTTTGCTCTGTAATGAAGATGTCATTCGTGCCGCCATTAACCGGTCCCCAACAGCTCGAGTCACTCCCCGAGGAAGGTAAAGAGACAATAGAGACGAGTAAAGGAGAGACTGCAAACGTCATAATGAAAACCCAGATTCGATCTCGACAACGAGTTTTGTGAGTGACTTGAGCTCGGATTCATGTGGTAGACTGGCGAATGGGAGTGGAACTGGGGTCAAAGAAGTAACCTGTATCAATTTCCAATCCACTACACGGATTCTATCTGCAGTTATACATATTCCACACAGATGGCACTGGAGTTCGATGTTCGCACTGGGACCATGTCCCGTACTTAACCCAGCACCTGCTCGGCCATGGACACTGGATGGCAACGATGTTAGCCACGGAGCCGGAGCGGAGCCGATATTACATAACAATGACTTACCACTGCTTCCAGTGTTGTCAGGCTCAACATgcgcctccttgaccttgccgtcctCAACCTTGAGAGCATAGCGTTTACCTCGCATACCTCCGAAAATGGCGTACGCATCAAAGCCAAGATCCAGAGCCTTGGTGAACTCCCCAGTAGGGTCACCGAGGAATCGGATCTGTGGAATGAGTTAACTCAAAAAACACATGCCCGTGGCAATATTCATTTACTCACTCCGGTCTGCTTGGCGGGATCCAGCTGCTCGCTCCAGGCCTTCATACTGCGGGATGAAGTCAGCATTGGGCACGCAACGAGGCCGAAAGATAATTTGAGCCAGGAAACTCACACGAAGGGGTCGTTGACAGACACGACAAAGACTTGGccggcctccttgagcttggggtgGTTCATGTATGAGGGCACATGTTTGCTGGAGCAGGTGCCGGAGAAGGCGGCGGGGACGCCGACGATGTAGCCGTTGCCCGACTTGAACTCCTCGGCGAGGTTGACCTTGTTTCCGGGCGAGTCTTCGACCAGGACGTCGAGGTCGGGGATCTCCTGGCCGACGCGGACCATAGCTCGAGGGGTCGAGTGGAAGCTGCGTGCGACGGTGGCGGGCCTGGCGAGGGCGGCGCGGCGGAAAGAAGCTCGGAAGGCCATTTTGCGAGGGTCAATTGAAGCTGCTCTGGGGATACGCGATGTTCCTGGCGGGTGTCGGGTTGCCAATCGTGTCTGAGGGTTGTTTGCGGGGAGGTTgtcgttgaggagcttgggGAGCTTGAGACAGCCAGGGCAAGTCCAATGACATCACGGGTTTGGGTTCACGATCCACCACGCTAAGAGATACGTACTCCAACTTCACCCTTCAAGTTTCTTGTCTCACTGTTGGCTCTTGTGTGTTTTTGTCGAGAGTAGGCAAGTAGTGTAGAATATTACGCTGATTTATAACTTGTAATTATTTTCACCATTGGGAGCATGCTTCAGCTTGACTTGGTTGTGACCATACACTTGTTCTCTGCATCGGGAAGTGAACTGCAAGTGAACTCGGGAAGCATCTTCTTGAACCCATTGTTAGAACCGCTATCGAAGTAATAAGACGATTATAGTCTGTACATAATGAAATCCAAGCTGGTTGATGAATGGAGTGAGTCTTCCTGATCTTCTGATAGACAGTTTTTCATCGAATGGGATCCAGGGCCTTGTGATGCTCCTGCCGGGTGTTGGCACCTGCCGAAGCAATGCCCGCCAGGCAGAACAATCTAGAGCTTTATCCGTTTGCCTGTTGGGGAAAACAAACGCCCAAATTCACCTAATTCGGCTCATTCACACTCTTCAATAGCCCTCAATAACCCTCAATAGATAAAAATGTACTGACGTGCGCTCCTGCCCTCGACAATTCTCCGCCTTCACACAAACAACTCACCCAACGAGCAACACTTCCCTtccatctcctcggcctttCGCCCacaacttcctcctccaagccAGGAATACTTCGCGACATACACTGCACCTACACTGCCACTACGGCACAAGAAACGAGTTCATGTCACTCCCTCGTTGCCGAGGCACCAACTCCTCATCCTAATCGCCAAGCAGCcactcctctcctctcctcgaaGCACTCGTTCAGTATCGACTATGGCTGCTGATAAGGTGGACTATGTGGCCTGGGGACGCTTGCGGGGTTTCTTCGCAACGGAACCGCCCTGGCTCGAGCATATCTACGTTGTGCGTATCGTTGACTTCACTGTTGGTGTTCCCGCAGACGAAGGAGGCACATGTGACGATGGAATTAGCCCTCGACCGGATGAAGAAATCAGaagcgccatcttcatccagACCTCCGAGGATGAAAAACTCGGCGGTATCCTCTACGAGACCCATCGCTGGCCAGGCTCCAGCAAATTCAGGCTCAGCGTCACTCAATACGCCAACATGGGGCGCCACACTCACCTGGCCACCGATGCACCCGTCGGTTTCATCTGGAAGAAGGACGCCGAACAGCACCTTCCCGACATTATCAATTCGATCCCAACTCCTGACCCATCCGCCATCTACGCCCCTGGGAGCGTCCCCGATGGCTCAGACCTCCCGCCTCAAGACTCGATTGAATAGGTGACAAGCGTGCTTGAGGCGCTGAGAATCCGGGGCATGCTCATAGAAAGGAAGCCCAAGGACTGGTACATTGACGAATCGGGCGTGTTTCACGAGCGTGGCCGCGCGGAAGCGGGTGTTGGAGAGACCGTCCACGTCGGGACATCTACGTTGCTTGCGCCGCGGACTGGGCAGAACTGAGGGTTGTCTGGGAACTTGAGGGAACGAGATTTGCACATGTGTACACATCATGCGATGGAGGCAATACCTAGAGAAATGCGCTGAACATGATACTCGTCAAGAGTCTTTTCCACCTGGCATGACAACTCCCCGTGTAACTGACCTGATCATCTCGGCAAGAAGCATGGAACACAGCATAATGATATAGAGGTGACGAAACACGTTCTATTAGTAGCAGGTATGCTAAGCATCTAAATACAGAAGCAAAGCGTATATCGCACCATGTGCTATAGTTTCACATGCTAGTTTCAGCGACGCTGAGATCAGCATACGTACGCCCTCCCCTATAGAAACAAGGTAATCAAGCTATTGGCCGAGCAACCCCTGGCCTCTCGCAAGGGGTTGGCGGTGAACATGGGAGACTGAGTAGCATCGATGCGTCAACCTCTGAGGCTCAGCCCCGACTTGACACGGAGGAGTTGATCATTCAAGCAGGTTTAGAACCTGGCACCGGAATCAACCGAGGGCAAGGGTGGCAGGCTACATATACCGGGTGCACCACACTGCGTCGGATGAGCCGGCCGTGATGGACCGGGTGCGTCCCCGTTCAACGGTCTTCGTTTCAGAAACCTGTACTTGTAGATGTTGGCTTAAACGGCTCGTCCGGAACCCCAGATGTTGGGGTTGGCAGGGGCAGAACCTGGAAGTGATGGGGAAACCTAATGCTGGCCGGGCGAAGAATATCAGGAATACTGTCGACTCGACTAGCTCAGTCGACTGGATGTGCAAGGCGCCTCCCTGCAGTCGGAGTCGCGATATCGCGTGTTGCACAGTCGCCGGTCAAGAACTGACATGTATCCCGACAAGGTTGCGCCGCAGACTCGGACGCAATTCTCCCATAGGTCAGACAATATCGAGTCACGCACgcgcaacgcaacgcaacgcaacgcaacgcatGCACGGCAGTTGGACGGTTTTGTTAGACGTCAAccaaagaaagagagagagagagagcgcGCAAGCGCAAAAAGCCGCCGGCACGTGGGAAGTGGACTTGACTCGCATACGTAGGCGGGATTAGCATCCCGGGCTCGAATGCGGGTGAAGCCAGAAGTGACAAGCGCTGAGGCGGGTTGGAAATGACGACTCACGCGGAACATTCTCGTCGACGACGGAGGCTAATATGCCGACGAGGAAATACTACCTAGTTGCGTATGTCCAGAGATAAGGATAAGGGACCAAGGctcgcttctccttgatgcACAAGGTGGTTCTCATGGACGCCATCTCGTTATGCATCTGGGCGTTGGGACTAGGACTACTAGTTCAACACCCGCTTTGACATctgctttctttttccatCGGGCTCTAGATCCGACAGGCTAACCAGCGAGCTGAATACATGCGAggcgtcttgtcttgtcgtGTACTGCACTGCAACTTGACGAGAGGTTGCTGTCGagtctcctcatcctcccgtTGGCGGCGGAGTCGGGGTTGCAGGCTCTCCTAATTAAACGAGAGTGGACGTGATATATCAGGCGGGTGACGTCCATTGTCTGTAATGGTTGTGTGGCACGAAGCCGTCTCTGAGCCATGACTTGTTGATTGGCACAATCCGACGCCCAGTTATCCAAGCAATCCAAGCCATCTCGAGGCCAGTCAAGAGCTGGCGTCGTCTAGGCCCTGGATCGGACTAGCCACCTCGAAAGTGCAGCGTAACCACGCCGGGTTTAGGCAAAACGATCATGATCATTTAAAGAAAGACGTTGATCTCTGGATGGAGAGTGGCCGAGTGGCACATGGGCCTTTGACAAGCCTGGTCGTGCGccgaggtggtgatggccaCTAGCCCGTGATgtatggatggatgcgaAAGTGGCTTGACCCGTCTCCCTGGTGGACGAACTGGGCTTTGGCAGGACCTGGGCAACACGACGAGGCTTGAGACGAGAATGTGGGGGTTTGTGTTGCATCTTGttatggatggatgatagGATATGCTCTTCTGGCGGAGACTTTTGCGTGTGAATGTCACCAACGACCGCTCGCTGGGCATAGGGTCTTTGAGCCTTGAAACGGGCATCTGAAATTATCGGTGCTTATCTTCAACAGCGACCCCAAGTTGATCTTCAGGGCTCGGTTGTATCGCTCCTTGATGGTGTCGTTTTGCCCACTCGGCCGATCGACAAGGCCCTCTTCGCAACTGGAATCGCCGCCCGCACGACAGGGAGCCTGGGAACCCGGGTCCATACATGGCAAGGGGAGGTCGCATGGCAGGCCGGGGGGGACGATGACCTGCCAAGAGGGCACAGCACGGAACAGGGGGACATGGGATCCTAGAGGGAAAGACACAGAgagtgatgatggatgatgcgAGACATGCAGCAAGGGGATTGCATCTAGGTAAATGTACCAAGGTTAATAAGGTGCTATTGGCGCTTGGAATGGGTTGACTGACAGCCCGGACATGGAAACAAGGTGTCTCTCTACCTAGTCAAATTGCGGCGCAGAAGACGGGAGCTTGGACTGTTCGTGGAACAGGGCAGGCCCACGGAAGGAAGATCACTTTGTGACCTGGAAGAAATTTTCTCGATAATGGCCTGAAGTAATGTACCGTACCGTAATAATGGAAGTGGA
This region includes:
- a CDS encoding Thioredoxin domain-containing protein, translating into MAFRASFRRAALARPATVARSFHSTPRAMVRVGQEIPDLDVLVEDSPGNKVNLAEEFKSGNGYIVGVPAAFSGTCSSKHVPSYMNHPKLKEAGQVFVVSVNDPFVMKAWSEQLDPAKQTGIRFLGDPTGEFTKALDLGFDAYAIFGGMRGKRYALKVEDGKVKEAHVEPDNTGSSVSMAEQVLG